The following coding sequences are from one Verrucosispora sp. WMMD573 window:
- a CDS encoding phosphoribosyltransferase family protein — protein MTTYRDRSEAGRMLADRLTALIGEPDVVVLGLVRGGVPVAQVVAERLGAPLDVLVVRKLGMPWAPEVAFGALGPAGVRVVNEVVAGQLSPDDIADVQRREQAELDRRERLYRAGRPPLELTGRIAVIVDDGLATGATARAAVQVARHLGARRVVVAVPVGAQQAYEMLAAEADQVICAQRPPNFTAVGAYYDDFHEVSDGEVTEALTATA, from the coding sequence ATGACCACCTACCGCGACCGCAGCGAGGCGGGCCGGATGCTCGCCGACCGACTCACCGCCCTGATCGGCGAACCGGACGTCGTCGTGCTGGGCCTGGTACGCGGCGGCGTGCCGGTCGCCCAGGTAGTCGCCGAACGCCTCGGCGCACCACTTGACGTACTCGTGGTGCGCAAGCTCGGCATGCCGTGGGCCCCCGAGGTCGCCTTCGGCGCGCTCGGTCCGGCCGGCGTACGCGTGGTCAACGAGGTGGTGGCCGGGCAGCTGAGCCCCGACGACATCGCCGACGTGCAGCGCCGGGAGCAGGCGGAGCTGGATCGGCGCGAACGGCTCTACCGGGCCGGCCGACCTCCGCTGGAGTTGACCGGGCGCATCGCCGTCATTGTCGACGACGGCCTGGCGACCGGCGCTACCGCCCGGGCCGCCGTGCAGGTGGCCCGGCACCTCGGTGCCCGTCGGGTGGTGGTCGCCGTACCGGTCGGCGCCCAGCAGGCGTACGAGATGCTCGCCGCCGAAGCCGACCAGGTGATCTGTGCTCAGCGGCCACCCAACTTCACCGCCGTCGGGGCGTACTACGACGACTTCCACGAGGTGTCCGACGGCGAGGTGACGGAGGCGCTGACCGCTACCGCGTGA